The Hyperolius riggenbachi isolate aHypRig1 chromosome 3, aHypRig1.pri, whole genome shotgun sequence genome window below encodes:
- the LOC137560966 gene encoding zinc finger protein 84-like, which translates to MSQKEDKPHQCLESEKSLTSKSELTAPLRSHTGEKPFSCPECDKLFTNKSSLIRHQRTHTGEKPFSCPECDKSFTEKSSLKTHQRIHTGEKPFSCPECDKCFVFKSSFKCHLNFHTGEKTFYCGECDKYFSQKSHLITHQMCHNAEKPFTCSECEKSFALPSRLISHQRIHTGEKPFSCSECEKSFRQKAHLIRHLNTHARLNQYSSSRYDEGFSQNSNLTREKSFSCSECKKCYTQKAGLIAHQRIHTGEKPFSCSECDESFKLRSVLIQHLKVHTGEKPFKCSECGKRFSQNTDLTRHERTHTGEKPFKCAECGKCFARNSNLTQHERTHTGEKPLKCAECGKCFSQNSSLTQHQRTHTGEKLFRCLECDQSFSQLPYLKKHQKIHKRADVNL; encoded by the coding sequence ATGAGTCAAAAAGAAGACAAACCCCATCAGTGCTTGGAGTCTGAAAAAAGTCTCACTTCTAAGTCAGAGCTTACAGCTCCCCTGAGgagtcacactggagagaagccatttTCCTGCCCAGAATGTGACAAATTGTTCACTAACAAGTCATCCCTTATAAGGCATCAGAGGACtcatactggagagaagccaTTTTCCTGCCCAGAATGTGACAAATCTTTCACTGAAAAGTCATCCCTTAAAACGCATCAGaggattcatactggagagaagccaTTTTCCTGCCCAGAATGtgacaaatgttttgtttttaagtccAGCTTTAAATGTCACCTGAATTTTCATACTGGAGAGAAAACATTTTATTGCGGTGAATGTGACAAATATTTTAGTCAGAAATCCCATCTAATAACTCACCAGATGTGTCACAATGCAGAGAAGCCTTTTACTTGCTCTGAATGTGAGAAGAGTTTTGCACTTCCGTCACGCCTTATTTCTCATCAAAGGATTCATACTGGGGAAAAGCCCTTTTCATGCTCTGAATGTGAGAAATCTTTCAGGCAGAAGGCACACCTTATACGTCACCTGAATACTCATGCCAGACTGAATCAATACAGTAGCTCAAGATATGATGAAGGTTTTAGCCAGAATTCAAATCTGACCAGAGAGAAGTCCTTTTCTTGCTCTGAATGTAAGAAATGTTATACTCAAAAGGCAGGCCTCATTGCTCATCAAaggattcatactggagagaagccaTTTTCATGCTCGGAATGTGACGAATCCTTTAAACTACGTTCTGTGCTCATTCAACATCTCAAggttcacactggagagaagccatttaaatgttcagagtgtgggaaacgtttctCGCAGAACACAGATCTCACTcggcatgagagaactcacacaggagagaagccctttaaatgtgcagagtgtgggaaatgttttgcacggaaCTCGAATCTTACTCAGCATGAGAGAACCCACACAGGAGAGAAGCCATTaaaatgtgcagagtgtgggaaatgtttctcaCAGAACAGTAGTCTTACTCAGCATCAgagaacacacacaggagagaagctATTTAGATGCTTAGAATGTGACCAGAGTTTTTCACAACTGCCCTATCTGAAAAAACATCAGAAGATTCACAAGAGAGCAGACGTAAACCTGTAA